A portion of the Paenibacillus sp. PvR098 genome contains these proteins:
- a CDS encoding CapA family protein: MTEIRIAAVGDLMVKRYIISDAKASNGGRYSFDRLFSKVAPYLKQADVTIGNLETTFAGKIRPVGLRNKKTGCPLFSCPDELAPALHKAGFDVVTTANNHCMDTGTAGLSRTLRILDQHGIRHTGTFRSSTESRKFLIMNVKGIKIGILSYTKGTNGIPVPSNKPWMVNRMGSRKIIRDIRHLKTKVDLVIIYLHFGREYQTIPNKEQKRLVSLLFKHGAHIILGSHPHVLQPMAVRGNRKFVIYSLGNFVSTRLKNNPLTQSSIILNIDVKKASDGKTIIKGVHYLPVWVRRSIDGNRKITEVIPNRSKEDLSLPPKESRLMKRMLNHTRKIIKRSGVKAESHG; the protein is encoded by the coding sequence TTGACTGAAATACGGATAGCTGCTGTGGGAGATCTCATGGTGAAACGTTACATCATTTCCGATGCCAAAGCTTCTAACGGAGGACGATATTCATTTGACCGGCTATTCAGTAAAGTAGCCCCTTATCTGAAACAGGCAGATGTAACGATCGGAAATCTTGAAACCACCTTTGCCGGAAAAATTAGACCTGTTGGTTTGAGGAATAAAAAAACGGGGTGTCCACTGTTCAGTTGCCCGGATGAACTGGCGCCCGCTCTCCATAAGGCTGGATTTGACGTTGTGACAACCGCGAACAATCACTGTATGGACACCGGGACCGCAGGCCTGAGTCGAACGTTACGAATTTTGGATCAACATGGAATTCGGCATACAGGTACGTTTCGTTCTTCTACAGAATCCCGGAAGTTTCTTATTATGAATGTCAAGGGAATTAAAATTGGTATTCTGTCTTATACCAAGGGAACCAATGGAATTCCGGTGCCTTCCAACAAACCATGGATGGTGAATCGAATGGGTTCCCGAAAAATCATCCGTGACATTCGGCATCTGAAAACCAAAGTAGACCTCGTTATCATCTACCTTCATTTTGGAAGAGAATACCAAACCATTCCCAATAAAGAGCAAAAACGTTTAGTCAGCCTATTATTTAAACATGGAGCCCATATTATTTTGGGGTCTCATCCGCATGTTCTGCAACCGATGGCGGTACGCGGCAATAGAAAATTCGTTATTTATTCACTAGGCAATTTTGTATCTACCCGATTAAAGAATAATCCGCTGACACAAAGCAGCATTATACTAAATATAGATGTGAAAAAAGCCAGCGATGGAAAAACGATCATCAAAGGTGTTCATTACCTCCCTGTTTGGGTCCGAAGATCGATAGACGGCAACCGCAAAATAACCGAGGTCATTCCCAACCGATCCAAAGAAGATCTTAGCTTGCCGCCCAAGGAAAGCAGGCTTATGAAACGTATGCTGAACCATACGAGAAAAATCATTAAGCGCTCGGGCGTGAAAGCTGAATCCCATGGCTAA
- a CDS encoding EamA family transporter: MRALLASVFLKEIIRGVGYRLKRVGASEASIFLNLQPFVAMIVGFMPLGTPVTTVQIIGSMLIVGGVVLATARKRGKADVMKSPLSAPTSIPKDS, translated from the coding sequence ATGAGAGCTTTGCTCGCTTCGGTGTTTTTGAAGGAGATCATTAGAGGCGTAGGGTATCGGCTGAAGCGGGTAGGCGCGAGTGAGGCCTCCATATTTTTGAATTTACAGCCCTTTGTGGCGATGATCGTCGGATTTATGCCCCTTGGCACACCGGTGACTACGGTACAAATCATCGGCTCGATGCTTATTGTTGGAGGTGTTGTGCTCGCTACGGCACGGAAAAGAGGTAAAGCGGACGTCATGAAGAGTCCGCTGTCAGCACCGACGTCCATTCCCAAAGATTCATAA